CGTGCGCGTCCTGGGGCCCGAACTGGTCCACATCGGAGGAACCGACAAAGCGAAACGGCTGGCTGAGCAGGCCGTGAACCAGGCGACCGCAGGACAGGTTCGACCCATCGTCGGGCAGACTTTCCCGCTGGAGCGGGCCGCCGACGCACACGCGGCCGTCGAGAACCGCACGGCAGTCGGAAAAACCCTGCTGTTCATCCCCTGACACCCGCGCGGATCGGGCGAGTGCCAGCTCGGTCGGGTCGGTCGACGGACAAGCGGCGCAGCCGCTTGCCACCACCCGAGCGAACCAAGCCGCGCGGACACCGAGTCCCCTCACCGCCGCGGCGGGCGATAGCTCTCCATCCGCCGCAGCAACGACCTGATGCGCAGGGCGTACAGCGGGGACAGCGCGTAACCGGGGAAGCTGGCGAACCAGCTGGCACTGCCCAGGCTGACCGCGTCGGCCCCGGCCCAGAAGTACTCGCGGCAGTCGTCGAAGGTGCGGATCCCCCCGGTCGCGATGATCGGCAGGGTCACTCCCGCGTCCCGCAGCTCGGAGATCACCCGCAGGCCGATCGGCTTGATCGCCCGGCCGGAAAGCCCCCCGAACCCGTTGGCCAACAACGGGGCACCCGTCCGCGGGTCCAGCCGCAGCCCCTTCACGGTGTTGATCGCGGTCAGCGCGGACACACCGTGCCGCGCCGCCAACTTGGCGTGCTGCAGGTAGTCGTAGTCCGGGGAGAGCTTGAGGATGACGGGGTGGTTGCTGCGCGGGACGGCCTCGGACAGCACCGACTCGATGATCGCGTTGAAGTCGAAGTTGACGTTGTGGCAGGAGACGTTGAACTCGACGGCCGCGATCTCCCCGGCCGGGACGGCGGCGTTGATCCTGTCCACCAGGGTGACGAACTCCTCGGTCGAGAACCCACCGACCGAGATGATCGTGTTCTGCCCCCTGGTGCGCGGGTAGTAGTCCCGCAGGTAGGAGTCGATGCCCACGTTGCACCAGCCGAAGGCGTTCAACCAGCCACCGTCGACCTGTCGCAGGGCCCGTCCGTAGTACTTCAGCAGCCCGGGAAGTTCCCGCAGCGACCACACGTCCTTGGTCGTGAAGTGCCCCTCGCGGGGTTCGACCGTCAGCGTGCGGGTCGTCACGGCGCCGAAGCGGTCCAGCGGGACGAGCTGCGAGATGGGGCTCATGCCGTACGGGATGAGTTTGGAGTTGGCCACTCCGTAGCCGAGCAGACTGGAGGAGGTCACCAGGCGGTTCCGGAGTTTCACATCCCCCAACCGCACGTGTGGACCCGCGGTCTCGTCGGCTCGAACCAACCGCAGGTTGCGCTCCTGGGCCAAGCTCACGATCTCTCTCCTCACCGCCTGCACGGCGCCCGGTTCGGTGTCACCACGACCATTCTCCCCCACACCGGGACCGCTCCCCGCACCGTGGGTGATC
This genomic stretch from Actinopolyspora halophila DSM 43834 harbors:
- a CDS encoding dihydroorotate dehydrogenase: MSLAQERNLRLVRADETAGPHVRLGDVKLRNRLVTSSSLLGYGVANSKLIPYGMSPISQLVPLDRFGAVTTRTLTVEPREGHFTTKDVWSLRELPGLLKYYGRALRQVDGGWLNAFGWCNVGIDSYLRDYYPRTRGQNTIISVGGFSTEEFVTLVDRINAAVPAGEIAAVEFNVSCHNVNFDFNAIIESVLSEAVPRSNHPVILKLSPDYDYLQHAKLAARHGVSALTAINTVKGLRLDPRTGAPLLANGFGGLSGRAIKPIGLRVISELRDAGVTLPIIATGGIRTFDDCREYFWAGADAVSLGSASWFASFPGYALSPLYALRIRSLLRRMESYRPPRR